A window from Acidobacteriota bacterium encodes these proteins:
- a CDS encoding malate synthase — MSAMSAMSAFEAERRDLMDARIKRRADRAQRKERIGFLDPDSVIPRTRIKVRDAREGKFAGGEIPKDLRRQWIQGTGPATKPGEPIERSLRNVAYALLSGADGWMFDGEDALGQISTMSLENQRNLKLALDGSPLFLRIASEVAGEMNAWARGFLGREIVTSVTEQLGFTTKIFRPRGLHLDDRHVRVRGGEGFSASIVDASMYVVHNHAALLGSGRSIVLYLPKIQTAEEAALWSEILSALEGHAGLPASSIRTYVLVEQLEASFQLMEIRAALGRRFVGFNTGRWDYINSVSDAMAWDPSFVNPNIDAITMTYGYMRNYEDRVRRAVNTPDRDGRCALWQGGMEPNIPVGSKAGVESGMRRAIAGAEREQREGASGKWVAHWKMVHIVRPVWERGGEDNQLGRAFPRLTHTAADAEGLTLLEPAPRTVRGARDLLSVALQYGNAFSQGFQAAALKPADFFGDDDVLYLMEDMATGEIRLSILWEWLHKGARLTEEPAFTSEIFGALLASEYGKLRAAGNRDVHDDSKETTLPIAREIVEAYVGAEVKAPWYIDLLNINLNNHDLGSARGRIRRYMDAFRGGGTRLTGNMDFSAPEDGGGGRSAR, encoded by the coding sequence ATGTCGGCGATGTCGGCGATGTCGGCGTTCGAGGCCGAAAGGCGCGACCTCATGGACGCGCGTATCAAGAGGAGGGCCGACCGGGCGCAACGGAAGGAGCGCATCGGCTTCCTGGACCCCGACTCCGTGATCCCGCGGACCCGCATCAAGGTGCGCGACGCGCGCGAGGGGAAGTTCGCCGGCGGCGAAATCCCGAAGGACCTGAGACGCCAGTGGATCCAGGGGACTGGCCCGGCGACGAAGCCCGGCGAGCCGATCGAGCGGAGCCTCCGGAACGTCGCGTACGCCCTGCTGTCGGGGGCCGACGGCTGGATGTTCGACGGCGAGGACGCCCTGGGGCAGATCTCGACGATGTCGCTCGAGAACCAGCGGAACCTCAAGCTCGCGCTCGACGGCTCTCCTCTCTTCCTCCGGATCGCCTCGGAGGTGGCGGGCGAGATGAACGCGTGGGCGCGGGGTTTTCTCGGCCGGGAGATCGTGACGAGCGTGACGGAGCAGCTCGGCTTCACGACGAAGATCTTCCGCCCGCGCGGCCTCCACCTCGACGATCGCCACGTGCGCGTCAGGGGGGGAGAGGGATTCTCGGCCTCGATCGTCGACGCCTCGATGTACGTCGTCCACAACCACGCCGCGCTCCTGGGGAGCGGCCGCTCGATCGTCCTCTACCTCCCCAAGATCCAGACGGCCGAGGAGGCCGCCCTCTGGAGCGAGATCCTCTCGGCGCTCGAGGGGCACGCGGGGTTGCCCGCCTCCTCCATCCGGACGTACGTCCTCGTCGAGCAGCTCGAGGCGAGCTTCCAGCTCATGGAGATCCGCGCCGCCCTTGGGCGGCGGTTCGTCGGCTTCAACACGGGCCGGTGGGACTACATCAACAGCGTCTCCGACGCGATGGCGTGGGACCCGTCGTTCGTGAACCCGAACATCGACGCGATCACGATGACGTACGGGTACATGAGGAACTACGAGGATCGCGTGAGGCGCGCGGTGAACACCCCCGATCGCGACGGCCGCTGCGCCCTGTGGCAGGGCGGCATGGAGCCCAACATCCCGGTGGGCTCGAAGGCCGGCGTCGAGAGCGGCATGCGCCGGGCGATCGCTGGGGCAGAGCGGGAGCAGCGCGAGGGGGCGAGCGGCAAGTGGGTCGCGCACTGGAAGATGGTCCACATCGTGCGGCCCGTCTGGGAGAGGGGCGGCGAGGACAACCAGCTCGGCCGCGCCTTCCCCCGGCTCACCCACACGGCCGCCGACGCCGAAGGATTGACGCTCCTCGAGCCGGCGCCTCGCACCGTCCGCGGCGCGCGCGATCTGCTGAGCGTCGCCCTGCAGTACGGCAACGCCTTCAGCCAGGGATTCCAGGCGGCGGCGCTGAAGCCGGCCGACTTTTTCGGCGACGACGACGTCCTCTACCTGATGGAGGACATGGCCACCGGCGAGATCCGCCTGAGCATCCTCTGGGAGTGGCTGCACAAGGGGGCGCGGCTGACCGAGGAACCGGCCTTCACGTCCGAAATCTTCGGAGCGCTCCTCGCATCTGAGTACGGGAAGCTCCGCGCGGCGGGCAACCGCGACGTCCACGACGACTCGAAGGAGACGACGCTGCCGATCGCCCGCGAGATCGTCGAGGCGTACGTCGGGGCGGAGGTGAAGGCACCGTGGTACATCGATCTCCTCAACATCAACCTGAACAACCACGACCTCGGCTCGGCGAGGGGGCGGATCCGCCGGTACATGGACGCCTTCAGGGGCGGCGGAACGCGCCTCACCGGCAACATGGATTTCAGCGCCCCGGAGGATGGCGGCGGGGGCAGGAGCGCGAGATGA
- the pip gene encoding prolyl aminopeptidase: MKPKAVRHRELYPETKPYRTGKLKVSKLHTIHYEESGNPRGKPLVFLHGGPGGGIGPVYRRYFDPRKWRIVLHDQRGCGKSTPFSELRENTTWDLVADIEKLREHLGIDRWVVFGGSWGSTLSLAYAETHPDRCKALVLRGIFMLRRSELLWFYQDGASHIFPDAWEHYLAPIPPRERGDMMKAYYKRLTSRDRRVRETAARAWSIWEGSTSKLFFDPALVKTMGGGRFADAFARIEAHYFVNRGFMNPDDQLLRDVRKIRRIPGVIVQGRYDVVCPIRSAWDLHRAWPEAKLIVVPDAGHSMAEPGIRTALIEETDRFARL; encoded by the coding sequence ATGAAACCCAAAGCCGTGCGCCACCGCGAGCTCTACCCCGAGACGAAGCCCTACCGAACGGGGAAGTTGAAGGTCTCGAAGCTGCACACGATCCACTACGAGGAGTCCGGCAACCCGCGCGGCAAGCCGCTCGTCTTCCTGCATGGTGGCCCCGGCGGCGGCATCGGCCCGGTCTACCGCCGTTACTTCGATCCGAGGAAGTGGCGCATCGTGCTCCACGACCAGCGCGGCTGCGGCAAGAGCACTCCGTTCTCCGAGCTTCGCGAGAACACCACGTGGGATCTCGTGGCCGACATCGAGAAGCTGAGGGAGCACCTCGGCATCGACCGATGGGTCGTCTTCGGCGGGAGCTGGGGGAGCACGCTGTCGCTGGCCTACGCCGAGACGCACCCCGATCGCTGCAAGGCGCTCGTGCTGCGCGGCATCTTCATGCTGCGGCGGAGCGAGCTCCTCTGGTTCTACCAGGACGGGGCGAGCCACATCTTCCCCGACGCCTGGGAGCACTACCTCGCGCCCATCCCGCCGCGAGAGCGCGGCGACATGATGAAGGCGTACTACAAGCGCCTCACCAGCCGAGACCGCCGCGTGCGGGAGACGGCCGCGCGCGCCTGGTCGATCTGGGAGGGGAGCACGAGCAAGCTCTTCTTCGATCCGGCGCTGGTGAAGACGATGGGGGGCGGCCGGTTCGCCGACGCCTTCGCCCGGATCGAGGCGCACTACTTCGTGAACCGGGGGTTCATGAACCCCGACGATCAGCTCCTGCGCGACGTCCGGAAGATCCGCAGGATCCCCGGCGTGATCGTTCAGGGGAGGTACGACGTCGTCTGCCCGATCCGCTCGGCGTGGGATCTCCACCGAGCCTGGCCCGAGGCGAAGCTCATCGTGGTGCCCGACGCCGGCCACTCCATGGCCGAGCCCGGAATCCGCACCGCGCTGATCGAGGAGACGGATCGCTTCGCGAGGCTGTAG
- a CDS encoding tetratricopeptide repeat protein yields MKSIVCWAALSIVLPAGATLAGPDQDDRPRLHTPAQIIDIMEKSHLVYEVGDYEPTGVPPQKGRVLTSDIRLVKNDEGGYALTQFTISKEASELFAKAEAAYEKKDYAAAMALYLVVQEKEPEYHHLKTLMGDVEFMQKRYPEAEKLYLAAIESNFADYEAHWFLSDAYAKQEEKEKAVRSLTIAHVLNVNHEILRKKLVSERESAGRPWKEWSFSPEYSIAKEGDKIKVKATLDWMGYAITKAVWAYEPGYAEAMDGPETSTHPFRMDEEKEALLMLIAMKSKAADVEKVIADGYVDEFAYYEILAPQSPEAVVLMPREIFMRIVDYVDKYH; encoded by the coding sequence ATGAAATCGATCGTCTGCTGGGCCGCCCTTTCGATCGTCTTGCCGGCAGGGGCAACCCTCGCCGGCCCGGATCAGGACGACCGCCCTCGCCTCCATACCCCGGCGCAGATCATCGATATCATGGAGAAGTCCCACCTCGTCTACGAGGTCGGCGACTACGAGCCAACCGGGGTGCCCCCGCAGAAGGGGCGCGTCCTCACGAGCGATATCCGACTCGTGAAGAATGACGAGGGGGGATACGCCCTCACGCAGTTCACGATTTCCAAGGAGGCGAGCGAGCTCTTTGCGAAAGCCGAGGCGGCTTACGAGAAGAAGGACTACGCGGCCGCGATGGCGCTCTATCTCGTCGTTCAGGAGAAAGAGCCTGAGTACCATCACTTGAAGACGCTCATGGGCGACGTCGAGTTCATGCAGAAGAGGTACCCGGAGGCCGAGAAGCTCTACCTCGCGGCGATCGAATCGAACTTCGCCGATTACGAGGCGCACTGGTTCCTCTCCGACGCGTATGCGAAACAGGAGGAGAAGGAGAAGGCGGTCCGCAGCCTCACCATTGCGCACGTCCTCAACGTCAACCACGAGATCCTGCGCAAGAAACTCGTTTCGGAGCGGGAGAGCGCGGGGAGGCCCTGGAAGGAATGGAGCTTCTCTCCAGAGTACTCGATCGCGAAAGAAGGCGATAAGATCAAGGTCAAGGCCACTCTCGACTGGATGGGCTACGCCATCACGAAGGCGGTGTGGGCCTACGAGCCCGGATACGCCGAGGCCATGGACGGCCCCGAGACGTCCACGCACCCGTTTCGGATGGACGAAGAGAAGGAAGCGCTCCTCATGCTCATCGCGATGAAGAGCAAAGCCGCCGACGTCGAGAAGGTCATCGCCGACGGGTACGTCGACGAGTTCGCCTACTACGAGATCCTCGCTCCGCAGTCGCCGGAGGCGGTCGTGCTGATGCCGCGCGAAATCTTCATGCGGATCGTGGATTACGTGGACAAGTACCACTGA
- a CDS encoding protein kinase, with amino-acid sequence MSRTLQPDDQISHYRVVGPLGAGGMGEVYIAQDEKLERSVALKVLPLRLVRNEERVRRFVTEAKSASSLNHPNIVTIYEIGHDVVRSSRAGDGAEPDAEPVHFISMELVSGDTLTQKIHHEKADLRTLLGYLAQAAEGVSKAHAAGIVHRDLKPGNIMVSKDGFAKVLDFGLAKLTEKQAPAEADATSAPTNVAATSEGVVMGTVGYMSPEQVQAKTVDHRSDIFSMGCILYEAATRRRPFVADTDIEVMHQILREKPRAIEELNPEVPAEVRRIVRRCLAKSPDQRFQSMRDVAIDLREVVEEWDTLSASATSATSAPSVPSGALGAAPGRGKGFWIGMTAAAVVALGGLAFGLYGLLGRGARGEDAGAGFQDLKMSVLMSRNDLGEAVLSKDGRYLAYVTAKDRETSFVVRQVRTGSDAPILPDQDFQIRGISFSPDGDYLYYLNRDPDAAHYSALWEVPSLGGSPRKVAFDVDSAATFSPDGKRACFRRGLLDVSQDSLVVAEVDSGKERELVRIKSPEHFIVPPARSPDGKKIAAGIQSTEAGAKTWMVAIDAETGTSERFGNRTWLSANSTGWVPDGGAVVVSAFDLGAGTSPQLYRVSYPGGKTLRVTNDLDGYGNLSISADGSSIAAIRRTTVDNLWVARTEKGAEAQPITFASGSAGSIGNLVPLPHGAAAFSAPKDNSVFMWRIGADGNGRRQLSSQGIFVINAEYTEGTGLVFSQVDAGEKVVAHVWRMDADGGGLKQLTEGNGEQLIALSPAGNALAFSRWDDPKSIWIRNIGEARPYKLVDGKAVELPLVSHDGKRALYATLEEVQGKFLTRYHVVPLPGGEPQAGFSLPPGATNLLWTPDGAALTFVDRGQGWNLMRKTIPDGEPQPLTRFTDGQVVDHVWHPDGSRMVIHRRVDQKDSLWVLKPGEAQPTLVTEFKTGRLSRHFWAPDEPLLYFTYGASTQDVVLIGGFK; translated from the coding sequence ATGAGCCGGACGCTTCAGCCCGACGACCAGATCTCCCACTACCGCGTCGTCGGACCATTAGGCGCCGGCGGGATGGGCGAGGTCTACATCGCCCAGGACGAGAAGCTCGAGCGCAGCGTCGCTCTGAAAGTCCTGCCGCTCCGGCTGGTCCGCAACGAGGAGCGCGTCCGCCGCTTCGTGACCGAGGCGAAGTCTGCCTCCTCCCTGAACCACCCCAACATCGTCACCATCTACGAGATTGGCCACGACGTGGTGAGGTCCAGCCGGGCGGGCGACGGGGCGGAGCCGGACGCCGAGCCGGTCCACTTCATCTCGATGGAGCTGGTCTCCGGCGACACTCTGACGCAGAAGATCCACCACGAGAAGGCGGACCTGAGGACCCTCCTCGGCTACCTCGCCCAGGCCGCCGAAGGCGTCTCCAAGGCCCATGCGGCCGGCATCGTCCACCGGGACCTCAAGCCCGGCAACATCATGGTCTCCAAGGACGGTTTCGCGAAGGTCCTCGACTTCGGCCTCGCGAAACTGACGGAGAAGCAGGCTCCCGCGGAGGCGGACGCCACCAGCGCCCCGACGAACGTGGCGGCGACGAGCGAGGGGGTCGTCATGGGGACGGTGGGGTACATGTCCCCCGAGCAGGTGCAGGCCAAGACGGTCGATCACCGCTCCGACATCTTCTCGATGGGGTGCATCCTCTACGAGGCGGCGACGCGCCGGCGGCCGTTCGTGGCGGACACCGACATCGAGGTCATGCACCAGATCCTGAGGGAAAAGCCGAGGGCCATCGAGGAGCTGAACCCAGAGGTGCCCGCCGAGGTGCGGCGCATCGTCCGCCGATGCCTGGCGAAGAGCCCCGATCAACGCTTCCAGTCGATGAGGGACGTCGCCATCGATCTGCGCGAGGTCGTCGAGGAGTGGGACACCCTCTCCGCGAGCGCGACCTCGGCCACCTCGGCGCCTTCCGTCCCCTCGGGAGCGCTGGGCGCGGCGCCGGGGCGGGGGAAAGGGTTCTGGATCGGCATGACTGCCGCGGCGGTCGTGGCCCTCGGCGGGCTGGCCTTCGGCCTCTACGGCCTCCTCGGCCGGGGGGCGCGGGGGGAAGACGCCGGCGCGGGCTTCCAGGATCTGAAGATGTCCGTCCTCATGAGCCGCAACGATCTGGGCGAGGCGGTCCTCTCGAAGGACGGCCGTTACCTCGCCTACGTCACCGCGAAGGACCGGGAAACCTCCTTCGTCGTGCGCCAGGTGCGCACAGGGAGCGACGCGCCGATTCTCCCCGATCAGGATTTCCAGATTCGAGGGATCAGCTTCTCCCCCGACGGCGACTACCTCTATTACCTGAACCGGGATCCGGACGCTGCGCACTACAGCGCCCTCTGGGAGGTGCCGTCGCTGGGTGGATCGCCGCGCAAGGTCGCCTTCGACGTGGACTCGGCGGCCACCTTCTCCCCGGACGGGAAGCGCGCCTGCTTCAGGCGCGGGCTCCTCGACGTCAGTCAGGACTCTCTCGTCGTCGCGGAAGTCGACAGCGGCAAGGAGCGGGAGCTCGTCCGGATCAAGTCCCCCGAGCATTTCATCGTCCCGCCGGCACGGTCACCCGACGGAAAGAAGATCGCCGCGGGCATCCAGAGCACGGAGGCCGGAGCGAAGACCTGGATGGTCGCAATCGACGCGGAGACCGGAACCAGTGAACGTTTCGGCAACCGCACCTGGCTCAGCGCCAACAGCACGGGATGGGTCCCCGACGGGGGCGCGGTCGTCGTCAGCGCGTTCGACCTGGGGGCGGGAACCAGTCCCCAGCTCTACCGCGTCTCCTACCCGGGCGGCAAGACGCTCCGCGTGACCAACGACCTGGACGGCTACGGCAACCTCTCCATCTCCGCCGACGGCTCGTCGATCGCCGCCATCCGGAGAACGACCGTCGACAACCTCTGGGTCGCCCGGACGGAGAAGGGGGCGGAGGCGCAGCCGATCACCTTCGCCTCGGGGAGCGCGGGGTCCATCGGCAACCTCGTGCCGCTGCCCCACGGCGCGGCGGCCTTCTCGGCCCCGAAGGACAACAGCGTCTTCATGTGGCGCATCGGCGCCGACGGCAACGGGCGGCGGCAGCTCTCCTCGCAGGGGATTTTCGTGATCAACGCGGAGTACACGGAAGGCACCGGTCTCGTCTTCTCGCAGGTGGACGCGGGAGAGAAGGTCGTCGCCCACGTCTGGCGCATGGACGCGGACGGCGGCGGGCTCAAGCAGCTGACGGAAGGGAACGGCGAGCAGCTCATCGCGCTCTCGCCGGCGGGCAACGCCCTGGCGTTCTCCCGATGGGACGATCCGAAGTCGATCTGGATCCGGAACATCGGCGAGGCCAGGCCCTACAAGCTCGTCGACGGGAAGGCGGTCGAGCTGCCCCTCGTCTCGCACGACGGGAAGCGGGCCCTCTACGCGACGCTCGAGGAGGTCCAGGGGAAGTTCCTCACGCGTTACCACGTCGTCCCCCTGCCAGGAGGCGAGCCGCAGGCCGGCTTCTCCCTGCCGCCCGGCGCGACCAACCTCCTGTGGACGCCGGACGGTGCGGCGCTGACCTTCGTCGATCGCGGCCAGGGTTGGAACCTGATGCGCAAGACCATTCCGGACGGCGAGCCCCAGCCGCTCACGCGCTTCACGGACGGCCAGGTCGTCGACCACGTCTGGCACCCCGACGGCTCGCGCATGGTCATCCACCGGCGCGTCGATCAGAAGGACAGCCTCTGGGTGCTGAAGCCGGGCGAGGCGCAGCCGACCCTCGTCACGGAGTTCAAGACGGGGAGGCTCTCGCGCCACTTCTGGGCCCCCGACGAGCCGCTCCTCTACTTCACGTACGGCGCCTCGACCCAGGACGTGGTCCTGATCGGCGGATTCAAGTAG
- a CDS encoding PD40 domain-containing protein: protein MGEVYRARDTRLNRDVAIKVLPSHLSQHPEARERFDREAKAISSLSHPNICTLYDVGHDGGVDYLVMELLQGETLVARILRGPLPLGELLRIGSQIAAALDRAHHKGFAHRDLKPGNIILTKSGAKLLDFGLARAAGPGAAGEETHSPTVAQPLTAEGTIVGTFQYMAPEQLEGREADARSDIWALGATLYEMATGKRAFEGKTQASLISSIMRDEPRPIAEMIPLAPAVLDQIVARCLAKDPDDRWQSARDLTFAIQSLVPGSGAGAPASGVVAAVETGARGRRGPGAAAVAALVIAAAAISALGAWYAARRGEAPAVLSPHFTQLTDQAGQESSPSLSPDGSSLAFARREKGTWDILVQRVGGRNATVVAGDPHRDETAPAFSPDGASIAYHLSDRKGGLFVVGATGESARRLTDFGFHPSWSPDGKHLAFCTEEIFVPFSRQSTSQLWVVDLAGGAPRKIFDGDAVQPAWSPSGGRIAFWAVNRGQRDLFTIAADGGTPVAMTTDTALDWSPAWSPDGRYLYFASDRGGTMNLWRVRIDEPTGRRLGEPEVVTSGVSSAAELPALSRTGRIVFRSEVSTRNPIALPFDPASETIGEPRRLIRRSGSLSPTGVSPDGEWLALTNFGERQEDVFVSRVDGSDVRRLTDDPFRDRWPTWSPDGREIAFYSNRSGRYACWSIHPDGSGLRQLTDSEKDGLIWPEYSPSGDRVIAIVGLEDRRAIIFDPARPWKEQTPRPLEGLDVGGKWLVPLAWSPDGRRLVGPMTEGSASMSGVGVYDFTTGRSREVAGVVSAAFKKIRWLPDSRRVVYVEDDGGLGLLDVDSGRHKSPGSGLPFALTPEAIVVARDGRTIYAGEISVESDIWMLETQAAAPAK from the coding sequence ATGGGAGAGGTCTACCGCGCGCGCGACACGCGGCTGAACCGCGACGTCGCGATCAAGGTCCTGCCGTCGCACCTCTCGCAGCACCCCGAGGCCCGCGAGCGGTTCGACCGCGAGGCGAAGGCGATCTCCTCGCTCAGCCACCCGAACATCTGCACGCTGTACGACGTGGGCCACGACGGCGGCGTCGACTACCTCGTGATGGAGCTGCTTCAGGGGGAGACGCTCGTGGCGCGCATCCTCCGGGGCCCGCTCCCGCTCGGCGAGCTCCTCCGGATCGGCTCGCAGATCGCCGCCGCTCTCGACCGGGCGCACCACAAGGGGTTCGCCCACCGGGACCTCAAGCCCGGCAACATCATCCTCACGAAGTCGGGGGCGAAGCTCCTCGACTTTGGCCTCGCGCGCGCGGCGGGCCCCGGCGCGGCGGGTGAGGAGACGCACTCGCCGACGGTGGCGCAGCCGCTCACGGCCGAAGGGACGATCGTCGGGACCTTCCAGTACATGGCTCCCGAGCAGCTCGAGGGGAGGGAGGCCGACGCCCGGAGCGACATCTGGGCGCTCGGGGCGACTCTCTACGAGATGGCGACGGGGAAGCGGGCCTTCGAGGGGAAGACACAGGCGTCGCTCATCTCCTCGATCATGCGCGACGAGCCGCGGCCGATCGCCGAGATGATCCCGCTGGCCCCGGCCGTTCTCGATCAGATCGTGGCGCGCTGCCTCGCGAAGGATCCGGACGACAGGTGGCAGAGCGCGCGGGATCTCACGTTCGCGATCCAGAGCCTCGTGCCGGGAAGCGGCGCGGGGGCGCCCGCGAGCGGCGTCGTCGCGGCGGTCGAGACCGGGGCGCGCGGTCGCCGGGGTCCCGGGGCCGCGGCCGTCGCCGCCCTGGTGATCGCGGCCGCCGCGATCTCGGCTCTCGGCGCGTGGTACGCCGCCCGGCGCGGGGAGGCACCCGCCGTCCTCTCGCCGCATTTCACGCAGCTCACGGACCAGGCGGGACAGGAGTCCTCGCCCAGCCTCTCCCCCGACGGAAGCTCGCTCGCCTTCGCGAGGCGCGAGAAGGGGACGTGGGACATCCTCGTGCAGCGCGTGGGGGGCCGGAACGCGACCGTCGTCGCCGGAGATCCGCACCGGGACGAAACGGCGCCGGCCTTCTCTCCCGACGGCGCGTCGATCGCGTACCACCTGTCCGACCGGAAGGGGGGTCTCTTCGTCGTCGGGGCGACAGGGGAGTCGGCGCGGCGCCTCACCGACTTCGGGTTCCATCCCTCGTGGTCCCCCGACGGCAAGCACCTGGCCTTCTGCACCGAGGAGATCTTCGTCCCCTTCTCGCGGCAGAGCACGAGCCAGCTCTGGGTCGTGGATCTCGCGGGCGGGGCGCCGAGGAAGATCTTCGACGGCGACGCCGTGCAGCCCGCCTGGTCCCCGTCGGGGGGGCGTATCGCGTTCTGGGCCGTCAACCGCGGGCAGCGCGATCTGTTCACGATCGCGGCGGACGGGGGGACGCCGGTCGCGATGACGACCGACACCGCTCTCGACTGGTCGCCGGCGTGGTCCCCCGACGGTCGGTATCTCTACTTCGCGAGCGATCGCGGCGGGACGATGAACCTGTGGCGCGTGCGGATCGACGAGCCGACCGGGCGGAGGCTCGGCGAGCCCGAGGTGGTCACGAGCGGCGTGAGCTCGGCGGCCGAGCTCCCCGCGCTCTCGAGGACGGGGAGGATCGTCTTCCGATCGGAGGTGTCGACGCGGAACCCGATCGCGCTCCCGTTCGATCCGGCGTCCGAGACGATCGGCGAGCCGAGGCGCCTCATCCGGCGGTCGGGGTCGCTCAGCCCCACCGGCGTCTCGCCGGACGGGGAGTGGCTCGCCCTCACCAACTTCGGCGAGAGGCAGGAGGACGTCTTCGTCAGCCGCGTGGACGGCTCGGACGTGAGGCGCCTCACGGACGATCCCTTCCGCGACCGGTGGCCCACCTGGTCGCCGGACGGCCGCGAGATCGCCTTCTACTCGAACCGCAGCGGGCGCTACGCCTGCTGGAGCATTCACCCCGACGGGAGCGGCCTGAGGCAGCTCACCGATTCGGAGAAGGACGGGCTGATCTGGCCCGAGTACTCGCCGTCGGGCGACCGGGTGATCGCCATCGTCGGTCTCGAGGATCGCCGGGCGATCATCTTCGATCCGGCGCGTCCGTGGAAGGAGCAGACCCCCCGGCCTCTCGAGGGCCTCGACGTGGGCGGGAAGTGGCTCGTCCCCCTCGCGTGGTCGCCGGACGGCCGGCGCCTCGTCGGGCCGATGACGGAGGGGAGCGCCTCGATGAGCGGTGTGGGCGTTTACGATTTCACCACGGGGAGGTCGCGCGAAGTCGCCGGCGTCGTCAGCGCGGCGTTCAAGAAGATCCGATGGCTCCCCGACAGCCGTCGCGTCGTCTACGTCGAGGACGACGGAGGCCTGGGCCTGCTCGACGTCGACTCGGGGCGGCACAAGTCCCCGGGATCAGGACTTCCGTTCGCGCTCACTCCCGAGGCGATCGTCGTGGCGAGGGACGGCCGGACGATCTACGCCGGTGAGATCTCGGTCGAGTCCGACATCTGGATGCTGGAGACGCAGGCCGCCGCGCCCGCGAAGTGA